The following are encoded together in the Mumia sp. Pv4-285 genome:
- the rpsJ gene encoding 30S ribosomal protein S10: MAGQKIRIRLKAYDHEVIDTSARKIVDTVTRTGATVAGPVPLPTEKNVYCVIRSPHKYKDSREHFEMRTHKRLIDIIDPTPKTVDSLMRLDLPAGVDIEIKL, translated from the coding sequence ATGGCGGGACAGAAGATCCGCATCAGGCTCAAGGCCTATGACCACGAGGTGATTGACACCTCGGCGCGCAAGATCGTCGACACCGTCACGCGTACGGGCGCCACGGTCGCTGGCCCGGTGCCTCTGCCGACGGAGAAGAACGTCTACTGCGTCATTCGTTCGCCGCACAAGTACAAGGACAGCCGCGAACACTTCGAGATGCGCACCCACAAGCGCCTCATCGACATCATCGACCCCACGCCGAAGACCGTCGATTCGCTCATGCGCCTCGACCTCCCCGCAGGCGTCGACATCGAGATCAAGCTCTGA